Proteins encoded within one genomic window of Neorhizobium galegae bv. orientalis str. HAMBI 540:
- a CDS encoding type II toxin-antitoxin system VapC family toxin, which yields MIVDTSALVAILYREPEAARFVKAIHEVELTRISVANYVELSMVVEGQLGLDGMRQAEAFLRRAGIIVEPVTLDHGELARQAFLDFGKGRHKAGLNFGDCFAYALAKATGEPLLFKGNDFSQTDVQAA from the coding sequence TCGGCGCTGGTCGCAATTCTTTATCGTGAGCCCGAGGCGGCGAGGTTTGTTAAGGCCATCCATGAGGTCGAGCTCACGCGGATCAGCGTAGCGAACTACGTGGAGTTATCGATGGTGGTGGAAGGCCAGCTCGGCCTTGATGGTATGCGCCAGGCCGAGGCTTTCCTCCGGCGCGCCGGCATCATCGTCGAGCCTGTCACTCTTGATCACGGCGAACTGGCCCGACAGGCTTTTCTGGATTTCGGTAAAGGCCGTCACAAGGCCGGTCTCAACTTCGGCGACTGCTTTGCTTATGCTCTGGCGAAAGCGACTGGCGAACCGCTGCTGTTTAAGGGTAACGACTTCTCTCAAACCGATGTCCAGGCGGCGTAA
- a CDS encoding helix-turn-helix domain-containing protein, which yields MPAEEAGILKDIGQRLNAYRLAHGLSPEMLADKLGVSRAALYRAEKGEILKIETLVRISRVLDVSLPNLLGVGIEYVDTALGFFERMRQIEAESEQIIGFFGPLSYLLTSPAYDEMLALAMDDLRSKDDETATAIDRLLLVLRERKEAYQRRRPLLVNLIAASELRRFLSNGLIGRDDLSASDRRNRQSMARSEVKHIVELVKKPSIGVQIAVVPGLVPATNFQIFRQAGRSVLAISPFRLGEQPNVRVGVGIITASLEGVKLHEEIARRMWESALKGEDAIDLISSMMAETRH from the coding sequence ATGCCGGCGGAGGAGGCCGGCATACTGAAGGATATCGGCCAGCGGCTGAATGCGTATCGCCTGGCGCACGGCCTGTCTCCTGAAATGCTTGCCGACAAGCTCGGCGTTTCCCGTGCCGCCCTTTACCGGGCGGAAAAAGGAGAAATCCTCAAGATTGAAACCCTCGTTCGCATCAGCCGTGTGCTGGACGTCTCTCTGCCCAATCTCCTGGGGGTAGGTATCGAATATGTGGATACCGCCTTGGGTTTTTTCGAGCGAATGCGTCAGATTGAGGCCGAGAGCGAGCAGATCATCGGCTTCTTCGGTCCTCTTTCCTATCTCCTGACGTCGCCAGCATATGACGAGATGCTCGCGCTTGCGATGGATGACCTGAGATCCAAGGACGACGAGACCGCGACGGCCATCGACAGGCTTCTGTTGGTCCTCCGGGAGCGTAAGGAAGCCTATCAACGCCGCCGCCCCCTCCTGGTCAACCTGATCGCAGCCTCCGAGCTGCGACGGTTTTTGTCGAATGGGCTGATTGGGCGCGATGATCTCTCAGCTTCGGACCGGCGAAATCGACAGTCCATGGCCAGGTCCGAGGTAAAACACATTGTCGAGCTCGTCAAAAAGCCGTCCATTGGCGTTCAGATAGCGGTTGTGCCGGGCCTTGTTCCGGCGACGAATTTTCAGATCTTTCGGCAGGCGGGGCGCTCTGTTCTTGCGATCAGCCCGTTTCGCCTTGGAGAACAGCCAAACGTCAGGGTCGGGGTCGGGATCATCACCGCATCGCTGGAAGGCGTGAAACTGCATGAGGAAATTGCCCGCAGGATGTGGGAGAGCGCGCTGAAGGGCGAGGATGCGATCGATCTCATCAGCAGCATGATGGCTGAAACGCGACATTGA
- a CDS encoding HAD hydrolase-like protein, whose protein sequence is MSSPSAILLDLDGTLIDSEPGILSSCRAALRALGHTTDPAMDIASIIGPPIEDVMRYLLQPFGDSRVSEAVEAYREDYGTRGLLLSELYDGIADALFAMRETGVSLYLATSKRAVFARKILENKNLAPLFDGIYGSVPGQDIDHKPELISHILAENGLTADQCIMVGDRKFDVAGAHANRMRAIGVLWGYGSREELEIAGADRLIETPAELPGRFRW, encoded by the coding sequence ATGTCTTCGCCTTCAGCCATTCTTCTCGACCTCGATGGGACCTTGATCGACTCAGAGCCGGGCATCCTGTCCAGCTGCCGCGCGGCCTTGCGGGCTCTCGGCCATACGACAGATCCGGCAATGGACATCGCCTCGATCATCGGGCCGCCGATCGAAGACGTCATGCGCTATCTTCTCCAGCCATTCGGCGACAGTCGCGTGTCGGAAGCGGTCGAGGCATATCGTGAAGACTATGGGACGCGGGGCCTGCTGCTCAGCGAGCTCTACGACGGAATTGCAGACGCTCTTTTTGCGATGCGGGAAACGGGTGTGAGCTTATATCTGGCAACGTCGAAACGGGCGGTGTTTGCTCGGAAGATTCTTGAGAACAAAAATCTGGCTCCGCTTTTCGACGGCATCTACGGTTCGGTGCCCGGCCAGGATATCGACCACAAGCCGGAATTGATCTCCCACATTCTGGCGGAGAACGGTCTGACCGCGGATCAGTGCATCATGGTCGGCGATCGCAAATTCGACGTCGCCGGCGCTCATGCCAACCGCATGCGGGCGATTGGTGTCCTGTGGGGATATGGCAGCCGCGAGGAACTGGAGATCGCCGGGGCGGACCGCTTGATCGAGACGCCGGCCGAATTGCCTGGCAGGTTTCGATGGTGA
- a CDS encoding ABC transporter substrate-binding protein → MMKAIAAILLAAGTLVSSAVSGIAQNLTPVKFSLDWTLQGNHAIWGLALKNKDFQANGLNVTMDRGYGSGDTIVKVAAGAYDIGFTDINSLIKFNAENPDRYLIAFYQVFDRTPNSIITLAKSGIKSPADLAGKKIGAPEADSSRLMFSAFAKANKIDPASINWVTIAPNLRETMLVQGQVDAISGFSSTSVFNLISAGVPEKDITVLGYADNGLDLYGSALVATPNYIAKHPDVIKGFVKASIAGTIALLKNPEAGMQAMKEIEPLYDVKLEAARLKFLLDKGVLKSPSFEANGLGYVDPARMALTIKTNSDAYKIAAPAADKVYTTEYLPPSAERMPPK, encoded by the coding sequence ATGATGAAAGCAATTGCAGCAATCCTGCTTGCCGCAGGGACACTGGTCAGCTCCGCCGTTTCCGGTATCGCGCAGAACCTGACGCCGGTGAAGTTCTCGCTAGATTGGACCTTGCAGGGGAACCATGCCATCTGGGGTCTTGCCCTTAAAAACAAAGATTTCCAGGCCAATGGGCTGAACGTCACCATGGACCGGGGCTATGGCTCGGGCGATACCATCGTTAAAGTCGCAGCGGGCGCCTACGACATCGGGTTCACCGATATCAATTCGCTCATCAAGTTCAATGCCGAAAACCCCGATCGGTATCTGATTGCGTTCTATCAGGTGTTCGACAGGACCCCCAACTCGATCATTACTCTTGCCAAGAGCGGCATCAAGTCGCCGGCAGACCTTGCCGGCAAGAAGATCGGTGCTCCGGAAGCCGATTCAAGCCGCCTGATGTTCAGCGCGTTCGCCAAGGCAAACAAGATCGACCCCGCCTCGATCAACTGGGTCACCATCGCGCCGAACCTGCGTGAGACGATGCTGGTGCAGGGCCAGGTGGATGCGATCTCCGGCTTCTCCTCGACGTCTGTCTTCAACCTCATTTCGGCTGGCGTACCGGAAAAGGATATCACTGTGCTTGGTTATGCCGACAATGGGCTCGACCTTTATGGAAGCGCGCTGGTTGCAACCCCGAACTATATCGCCAAGCACCCGGACGTCATCAAGGGCTTCGTCAAGGCCTCGATCGCCGGCACCATCGCTCTCCTGAAAAACCCGGAGGCCGGCATGCAGGCGATGAAGGAAATCGAGCCGCTCTATGACGTCAAACTCGAGGCGGCACGCCTGAAATTCCTGTTGGACAAGGGTGTTCTGAAATCCCCTTCGTTCGAAGCGAATGGTCTCGGCTACGTAGATCCTGCCCGCATGGCGTTGACGATCAAAACGAACAGCGACGCCTACAAAATCGCGGCACCCGCTGCCGATAAGGTCTACACGACCGAATACCTCCCGCCGTCAGCCGAACGGATGCCGCCCAAGTAA
- a CDS encoding ABC transporter ATP-binding protein produces MKNLVELIDVSLSYGKTPAVSGLNMKVEEGSFAAVVGPSGCGKSSLMKLVTGLMPATTGAVVVDQHEISGPVSIVGMAFQNPNLLPWRTTLENVLLPLEVVRPERHQFRAKKQEFVDRAMDLLRIVGLESFASHYPWQLSGGMQQRVSLCRSLIHQPRLLMLDEPFGALDAFTREELWDVLQAIWLERHFTAILVTHDLREALYLADSVHVMSNRPGRVVRTVDTSAFSRPRGEQTFLDPAFNANVMDLRSDIRSQRMPIEIAPAKPAGKA; encoded by the coding sequence ATGAAGAACCTCGTCGAATTGATTGACGTCAGCCTTTCCTACGGCAAGACGCCGGCGGTATCAGGCCTTAATATGAAGGTCGAAGAAGGGTCCTTCGCGGCGGTGGTCGGACCGTCCGGCTGCGGGAAATCCTCGCTGATGAAATTGGTGACGGGCTTGATGCCCGCCACCACCGGCGCCGTTGTGGTCGATCAGCACGAAATCTCAGGCCCGGTCAGCATCGTCGGAATGGCGTTTCAAAATCCGAATCTTTTGCCCTGGCGGACGACATTGGAAAACGTCCTGCTCCCTCTCGAAGTCGTTCGTCCCGAGCGCCATCAGTTCCGCGCGAAGAAACAGGAATTCGTCGACCGGGCCATGGATCTTCTGCGGATCGTGGGACTGGAGAGTTTTGCAAGTCATTATCCGTGGCAGCTTTCCGGCGGCATGCAGCAACGCGTGTCTCTTTGCCGGTCGTTGATCCACCAGCCGCGACTGCTGATGCTCGATGAGCCCTTCGGTGCACTCGATGCATTCACGCGCGAGGAATTGTGGGATGTGCTGCAGGCGATCTGGCTGGAACGGCACTTCACGGCCATTCTGGTGACCCACGACCTCAGAGAGGCGCTTTATCTGGCAGACAGCGTTCATGTGATGTCCAACAGGCCGGGCCGGGTTGTTCGGACGGTCGACACGTCGGCGTTCAGCCGGCCGAGAGGCGAGCAGACCTTCCTGGATCCCGCGTTCAACGCAAA